The Pyrus communis chromosome 14, drPyrComm1.1, whole genome shotgun sequence sequence atgggattcgggattggcttctcgatatttcggaaatcccataccgaaccgaaaatatataatattaattattatatatatatatattattcttttataattgatgctagtagtttctaattcatgctctgcaacctggaatgccctacaccttgcatatttttcatgttttgtttgatattcatgtggattttattattgctgctgccatgactgatgattttagaaggcttgattcttttgtctctcaacatattgcaaaaagggtttaattaatttgaattttgactatgataaaaacagttaggcatgccagtgttcaattaaatggtattgtgaatgaaatgaaattcctagttcatgaatgtgttcttgaattatatatttgaagaacaattcataatttcatatttcaatttgggatttccgatttgtcccaaaatcccgaaaatatttcgggattcccgaaatttgagattcccgaaaatttggtttgggattggtcttcaaattcccgtcccgaaaaattttggtttgggattcgggatgctagtttcggtatggtatcccataccgaaccacccctaagaACAACTTATATGAAATAGCCATGTGATATTCCAATTTCAAATAACAATGTGTTGTTGACCCGATGCCACAACAACATAGAAACATGTTGCGTATAAGACTTTCTTCAAAGGAAATGTCAAAGtttaaatacaaaatttaaacttgaaaGCTTATGTGGcacattgatttttttataaattttgttctccaaccgatatatcaaatttaaactattatttatcATATTATTTACTTTGTATAGTTGTAATTAGTATTTTGAAACAAAAGATAAGtataaaaatgatgaaaaatatttattaattactaaaaataaatttgaagctgctatcaaatttgacaacaactTCCTCCGCTGCCTTTCTATGTCATAACACATAGGAATTGATATATTAGTTGAAAAAGACTAGAAATGTCTTTTATTACCATTATTACTAATATGAACTTTTTGATATCTTCTTTAAAGATTCTCTAAAGTTGCTTTCCTCGCACTTGCATAGTTGCATGGATTATGCCAGCCTGGGTGCGTTCATTGTAAGCGTTCCCCCGGAAAgattaactaattaaaaattatattttaatccacTAATCAGTAATCACACACGTCAGGTTGATCTCACCGTTCAAGTCAACAGACACTCGATCTCGTCCCTCCAGTTGCTACAGCCAACGGCTCAGGTTAACCGTGTTTTGTTGAATTTGTGGTGCTGGTGCTACAGCCAACGGCTCTCGAGGCCAATATATATAGACCCCAGGACTCCAAGTTTCTTCATATTGTCTCCTCCAAAGCTTGTTCGTCGAGTAAGGTTTCCcgaccagaaaaagaaaagaggccTTACTCCTTCCAGCTTTCTGTTATTCTGGTACGATCCAATTCCaatgatttgtttttctttctttaatttctttgtcGAGTGATGTTTTAGGATGTTGATGCTATATGTTTTTGTGTGTCTGTAAATATTGATGCTTCTGTGAATCTGTCATATGGTGTTTGGGATGTCATATCATGCATGAACAAATTAAGTTATGTTCTTCATGTGCTTGGGATGTGATTTGtccacactttttttttcttcccctgCACACCTTTGGTTATTCCAGCCCTTGGATTGAATGAATGATGGGAGAATTCAAGAACATAATAATGTCTACACGGTGTGCCGAAGTAGAAAATTAGTGTGCAAAATTGGATCTTGGAGGATTTACACAAAGCCCATGTGCTTTGTTGTGGGTTGATATTGGCGCCCCAAGATGAGCACGATGCATTTATTTCCACGAGTGctaaattttcttctttttgattCGGGAAAGTTTACGATTTTATGAAttgataaataaacaaaaactgtCGTTATAATTTGTGGCATAGATGGAGGTAATCATGGTTTTATAAATTGAATTTCATGTGTCCATAATCCGAGTTAGTTGGATGATTGTTGGTAACTTGGTATTGAAGCAATATTTGTGGAGGTTATGACATGGCAAGAGGGCTAacaatgttttgtttgttgtgtgTGTGCAGCTGAATTTGCAGTAGATTTCTCAAGTCAAAGCAAAGTACATATATGGTTGAACCAGACGTTCAGATCCCAACTGCTTTTGACCCGTTCGCCGAAGCCAAAGACGTGGATGCCCCCGGAGCCAAGGAGTATGTGCATATCCGGGTGCAGCAGAGAAATGGAAAGAAGTGCTTGACGACAGTTCAAGGGCTGAAGAAGGACTTCAGCTACGACAAGATCCTCAAGGACCTTAAGAAAGAGTTCTGCTGCAACGGGAATGTCGTTCAAGACAAAGAGCTCGGCAAGATAATTCAGCTCCAAGGCGATCAGCGCAAGAACGTGCTGCAGTTTCTCGTTCAGGCCAAGATTGTCAAGAAGGATCAGATCAAGATTCATGGTTTCTGAGGACTTGGAGTCGTAGTCGAGTTTGTTACCGTTGTATTAAGTTTGCTACTACCTCCCAGAACCTCCTGGCTTGTTTGGATGTTCTGGGGTTGTAATAACAGAATTGTCTATATAATGTGGAATTTATGGACTTCTGATGCATGATGCTGGTCTTTGTTAATTTGCTTCCATTTTTGTTGGTTGATGAGGATTTCAGTTCAATTTTATGGGATTTCATTGTTAATCAACTCTAATGTTTTTTCTGTTAATATTAATGGTTTGCTTGGGATTTCTGAATGTCGTCTGTTATATGTTATTAGGTGGAGGACTCCAGCTCGAGTCGAGAGAGATAGACTGGCTAAACCAACTAATAAACCCACTACGTGACGAGAGACAGAGATCTGATGGTGCAAATTATTTCGACACGGGTTGAGTTGCCAACATTAAAACTATAGCATTTCTTACAAGAGAAATTTACACATCCTGTTTAATCTTGTTAATTTTTCACAGCCTTCTCAATTCTGACACTTGATTCTCCATCGATTTGTTTAATCCAAAATAAGAGTGTGTAGAGGTGAAAAAAGATGTGCAAAAATTATTTCTCATCATTTATTAATGTGAAAAAGAATACACGGAGCCAAACATGAGAGCTAAATTGATTTAGCTTGCTCTTCAGTGATTATCTCAAAATATCGACACGCCAGAATGTAGACAAGACAACAAAGATAAATACAAGATAAAATAGAGATGCCAACTTGTTATGCACAATTTGTGCAGCACAAACTGTTGCACTTGTAACTCAGAACCAATCCGAACTAAAACGTTCATTTCTCCGGCAAGCAATCGGCAGCAAGCATGAAGTACCATGCATGCGACTCGCGGTCCTCCCTCAGTTCACACATATATATTCTACGAGCAGAACTCATGGCTTGCAACAGTCGGAGAATGGCAACAAAACGAAACTTTAGAATAGCTTGGCCTGTGGTTGCATTCCACTTCTCATCATCGTGGAGAACTCTTCATAGTTGATCCGACCATCCTGTAATCCCAATGGAATTGAGTACTAATGTGCATGATAATGGAGAAATTCAAAAATGTTGTGTGGATGTTGACTTACATTATCTGTATCAACTTCCGATATTATTTCCCTAATTGTAGCTTCGTCACCCATTCCATACTCTTTCATTGCTGATTCTAGCTCGTCTCTTGTTATAAACCTGTaataaacacacacaaaaaaagcaTTAGGTAATCGATCATTCATGCTTACCCATAAGCCTAATCTTATCCAATTTAGCGGTTAAGAATATGAGAACTGGATCCAGAGCAACTAGGAGCTGAGGTCAGTTATCACAGAATTGTAATTAACTGCAGCATCCTACAACTTTCTAGTTCTTTGAAAATGAACGTCCAAGAAAGCGTGCGCAATTCTTAGAGATTGGAAGAAAAAGCTTACCCGCTATTATCTTTGTCAAAATATTGAAAGGCTTTGTAAAGATGTTCGTCCCTCTCTAGCCTGTGTCTATGCATTGTAGCAGTGATGAATTCAAGGTAGTCAATTGATCCACTCCCATCCACATCAGCCTGAAATGCAAATGCAGAATATGAGTTGGGTGGGATGTGAaaggtaaaagaaaaattggatattttaaattgaacgATAATGTACAGCTTCCATTAGCTGCTTGACTTCAGCCTCTGTGAGCTTAGAACCAAGTCGAGCCAATCCTGACTTGAGTTCATCATAAGTGATGGTTCCACTATTGTCAGTGTCCAAGTTTGTAAACATTGCCTTCAGCCCATGTATTTCTTCTTCAGAAAGATTTTCGGCAATAACCTATAACCATATTCATAAATTATACACAGTTAGAATCGAAGCACAATCAGATCCAATCTACAGAGTATATAGTACCATGACAACActattcaaaattcaaagttgTCTGTGTCCGAAAACCTCTCGACAAACATACCTTCAATGCAAGTTTTTTCAGTTTGTTCATAGCTCTGAACTGCTTCATCCTAGAAAGCACTGCACTGTCTATGGGTTTGTCTGAAGCTTCTCCGCCATCTCTGATCCATGGATGTTCTGGTTGGCCACCCAAATTCAAAAGTTTTAGTTACAAGATATATCTGCTAGACACAATAAGCCAAGTAAAGTATCACGTAAAAGGAAGAGATCTATACCTAGAACCTGAGTCGAAGTGATACGTTTTTTAGGGTCCTGTGTTAGCATCTTCCGGACTAGGTCCTTGGCACTGTTTGATATAGATGGCCACGGTGAACTTGAAAAGTCAATCTCTCCCTCCATTATGGCATCAAATATCCCCTTCTCCGTTTCTAAATCAGTCATTGGAAACTATTATTGTTTAAACCAACACGAAAAATACAGAACCTGTAACTAGTACACAAAGATATTATGTTAAGCAAAACAAATATACTGTGTCTTTACCTGCCCAAAATGGAGGCACTCCACTTAGTAAAATATACAATATAACTCCTGCACTCCAAATGTCTATTTCCTTCCCATATC is a genomic window containing:
- the LOC137715024 gene encoding protein translation factor SUI1 homolog, with the protein product MVEPDVQIPTAFDPFAEAKDVDAPGAKEYVHIRVQQRNGKKCLTTVQGLKKDFSYDKILKDLKKEFCCNGNVVQDKELGKIIQLQGDQRKNVLQFLVQAKIVKKDQIKIHGF
- the LOC137715023 gene encoding calcium-dependent protein kinase 2-like; the protein is MGKCLSKSKDSERQHNGYRSVGGGEGGGGVHQQKPHSHEAAAVHQQRPEKRGLPVNQEPQPAWKPTVPARTPKAAAQRPADNTILGKPFEDVRVHYTIGKELGRGQFGVIYLCTEISTGKKYACKSISKRKLVTKNDKEDIKREIQIMQDLSGQPNIVEFKGCYEDKQSVHVCMELCAGGELFDRILAKGHYSERAASSICRAIVNVVHICHFMGVMHRDLKPENFLLSSKDENALLKATDFGLSVFIEEGKVYRDIVGSAYYVAPEVLRRRYGKEIDIWSAGVILYILLSGVPPFWAETEKGIFDAIMEGEIDFSSSPWPSISNSAKDLVRKMLTQDPKKRITSTQVLEHPWIRDGGEASDKPIDSAVLSRMKQFRAMNKLKKLALKVIAENLSEEEIHGLKAMFTNLDTDNSGTITYDELKSGLARLGSKLTEAEVKQLMEAADVDGSGSIDYLEFITATMHRHRLERDEHLYKAFQYFDKDNSGFITRDELESAMKEYGMGDEATIREIISEVDTDNDGRINYEEFSTMMRSGMQPQAKLF